Part of the Capsicum annuum cultivar UCD-10X-F1 chromosome 12, UCD10Xv1.1, whole genome shotgun sequence genome is shown below.
CTATTCATCTATTGTATTTTCATGCAAATAGGGGGCAAGAAAACTCTATGGAAAGATGGTGGTTTAATTCGATGTTGTTTAAGAAGGAGTTCGAACGCAGGTGTGGGCTAAATAAATCAATGGGCAGTCTCGGTCCTATTGAAAATACCAGTGAAGATCCAAATCGAAAAGTGAAAAACATTCCTAGTTGTAGTAATGTTGATTATTTATTCGGCGTTAAAGACATTCGGAATTTTATCTCTGATGACACTTTTGTAGTTAGTGATAGGAATGGAGACAGTTATTCCATCTATTTTGATATTGAAAATCAGATTTTTGAGATTGACAACGATCATTCTTTTCTGAGTGAACTAGAAAGTTCTTTTTATAGTTATCGAAACTCGAGTTATCTGAATAATGGATTTAGGGGAGAAGATCCCTACTATAATTCTTACATGTATGATACTCAATATAGTTGGAATAATCACATTAATAGTTGCATTGATAATTATCTTCAGTCTCAAATCTGTATAGATACTTCCATTATAAGTGGTAGTGAGAATTACAGTGACAGTTGCATTTATAGGGCCGTTTGTGGTGGTGAAAGTAAAAATAGTAGTGAAAATGAGGGTTCCAGTATACAAACTCGCACAAAGGGAAGTGATTTAACTATAAGAGAAAGTTTTAATGGCAGTGATTTAACTATTGACAGTGATTTAACTATTGGCAGTGATTTAACTATAAGAGAAAGTTCTAATGATCTCGAGGTAACTCAAAAATACAGGCATTTGTGGGTTCAATGAGAGAATTGTTATGGATTAAattataagaaattttttaaatcaaacatGAATATTTGTGAACAATGTGGATATCATTTGAAAATGAGTAGTTCGGATAGAATTGAACTTTTGTTCTATCCAGGTACTTGGGATCCTATGGATGAAGACATGGTCTCTCTGGATCCCATTGAATTTCATTCGGAAGAGGAGCCTTATAAAGATCATATTGATTCTTATCAAAGAAAGACAGGATTAACCGAGGCTGTTCAAACAGGCATAGGCCAAATAAATGGCATTCCCGtatcaattggggttatagattttTAGTTTATGGGGGGTAGTATGGGATCCGTAGTCGGAGAGAAAATCACCCGTTTGATTGAACACGCTGCCAATCAAATTTTACCTCTTATTATAGTGTGTGCTTCTGGGGGGGCGCGCATGCAGGAAGGAAGTTTGAGCTTGATGCAAATGGCTAAAATATTGTCTGCTTTATATGattatcaattaaataaaaaattattttatgtatcaATCCTTACATCTCCGACAACTGGTGGAGTGACAGCTAGTTTTGGTATGTTGGGGGATATCATTATTGCCGAACCCAATGCCTACATTGCATTTGCAGGTAAAAGAGTAATTGAACAAACATTGAATAAAACAGTACCCGAAGGTTCACAAGTAGCTGAATACTTATTCCAGAAGGGTTTATTCGACCTAATTGTACCACGTAATCTTTTAAAAAGCGTTCTGAGTGAGTTATTTAAGCTCCACGCCTTTTTTCCTTTGAATCAAAAGTCAAGCAAAATCAAGTAGAGCACTAAggccattattttattttatttgtgtttgtaGCAAAAAAGTAGTTAGTTTATTGGAATCAAAGTAAATAAGATAAAGTAAATAAGATAATAATGGCCCTTTCTTTGGTGATAGAAGATCTAATTGTAGAAAGAATCAAAACTAAAGTTGAGGATAACTCTTTTTTGACCTATATTCCTGATTACGAATCAAGAAGCCTTTATCACCAAGAGTGAGTTCTTCCTTTCGtgaaattaggaaaataaaacgAATTTCTTCTTGTCTTAGGtatataatttgaaattaaaatatagatAATAGAGTTTTGTATCTTTCTCTATCTCCCTAAAAACCATTTTAGCTAAAAATTCATGTTGGGTCGGATTCGAACGAATCTTTCGATAATCTCTTtatctatttttagaaaattagaagacaagaacaaaagacaaagaaatgaataataaagttTATTATGATACATATCTTTCTCATGTAAGAGATGAATAAGTCCATTTATTTAGTTCTACATTCTTTGCACTTATTCTTATTATACGTACTCAGTTAGATTTAGATATATAGATACTTAGATCTATACTAAGAATTTCAAATTCTTTAAAttctattaataataaatattatctaATTAGAattcaaattcttaatttaattataattatttaattattacaagatatctttatttatataataacataataacaGATACAATATAGTAAATCGAGGTACCCCTTCTATGACAAATTTGAACCTTCCATCTATTTTTGTGCCGTTAGTAGGCCTAGTCTTTCCGGCAATTGCAATggcttctttatttatttatgttcaaaAAAACAAGATTGTTTAGATACGCTGGGACCCAATCTCatctattttttttgaaaacatgGACTTATATCATAACACGAATATCTATTTATTGGAATAGAGTATAACATGTGATTTCTACCGAACATAAAGGAAAAAACTCTTATGCCTGCAGAAACATGATATACGGATATATCCATTCTAGTAATTTTCAAATAGATCAGGATCACTGGGTGGCTGAAATGTAGTCGGTTAATCtctatgtatattgatatgtatAGTGGGATCGTATTAAATAAAGAGtatgttattattttagatttaacCAATTTGATGAATTACTCCTAAAGATTGACATCAAACTAGTGCTAGTTCACCTCAAACTAGTGCTAGTTGATGAGAGTTACTTCGGAAACAAAAAAGTAAAGTCAAATTTCTATGGGGTATTATCTCAATTCTAATAAAATGCAATCGGGTAAAGTATGACTTGATGATCAGAACATATGTGGATAGAACTTATAATGGGGTctcaaaaaataagtaatttctGCTGGGCCTTTATCCTTTTTTTAGGTTCATTAGGCTTCTTATTAGTTGGAACTTCCAGTTATCTTGGTAgaaatttgatatctttttttCCGCCTCAgcaaatcatttttttttcacaagGAATCATGATGTCTTTCTATGGAATTGCGGTCTCTTTATTAGCTTTTATTTATGGTGCACAATTTCCTGGAATGTAGGAAGTGGTTATGATCGATTTGATATAAAGAAAGGAATAGTCTGTATTTTTCGTTGGGGATTTCCGAGAAAAAATCGTCGCATATTCCTCCGATTCCTTATAAAAGATATTCAGTCCGTTAGAATAGAAGTTAAAGAGGGTATTTATGCTCGTCGTGTTCTTTATATGGACATCCGAGGCCAGGGGTCCATTCCCTTAACCCGTACTGATGAGAATTTGTCTCCACGAGAAATTGAACAAAAGGCTACTGAATTAGCCTACTTCTTGCGTGTACCAATTGAAGTATTTTGAGAAATTGAGAATCAGAATGTTCATTCAATTAAACAAAACGTATATGAAAGAACCATAAAATGAAACTCTTTTTATGGTCTTTATGCGTATGTAAACCCACGCAATTCAATAACAAATAACAAATCGAAATAATAGATTCATCTCAGATGGCAAACCATTtcgaaatcaagaaattttttttagttcaatatTTGTTGGAATTGACACTTTAGATCCAGATAGATCATATCTTGTAAATTAGAAATTCTTTCTTTTGTATTCTTTAATGATCAACAATTggatttcttaattaaataatgaGAACTAGCCAATTTATCNNNNNNNNNNNNNNNNNNNNNNNNNNNNNNNNNNNNNNNNNNNNNNNNNNNNNNNNNNNNNNNNNNNNNNNNNNNNNNNNNNNNNNNNNNNNNNNNNNNNTATTTCTTGCGTGTACCAATTGAAGTATTTTGAGAAATTGAGAATCAGAACGTTCATTCAATTAAAGAAAACGTATATGAAAGAACCATAAAACGAAACTCTTTTTATGGTCTTTATGCGTATGTAAACCCACGCAATTCAataacaaataacaaatcaaaataatagaTTCATCTCAGATGGGAAACCATTtcgaaatcaagaaattttttttagttcaatatTTGTTGGAATTGACACTTTAGATCCAGATAGATCATATCTTGTAAATTAGAAATTCTTTCTTTTGTATTCTTTAATGATCAACAATTggatttcttaattaaataatgaGAACTAGCCAATTTATCTTTTGCCAGTGGTTTTTTTTTATCATCGTAATATCTTTCCCTCAATTATTCTATTCCTGACTATGGGTAATTAGTGAAATTTTTTCGAAATATTGGATATTTTGATAGCAAGGGAGTTCTTTCTTctcaaaatctgaacaatattCATTACTTAAAGTGGTTCTTTCGATCATTCATCGAAAGGAGacacttgattttgaatttgaccAATTGAGATATCAGGAAACAATATTCTCAATTTCTTCATTCGAAGTGAATTCTTAGCCTATTTCTATATTCTTTCTAGATTCAAAGACTAACcacaaaatcacaaagaaaatagATTCATAAGTTCGATACCTTGTATAAAACTCATGTGTGTAAGAAATATTCGATCGCATAGAGTGTACGGATGGGTTGATTAACAATTCACAGATGAAAAAATGGCAAAAAAGAAAGCATTCACCCCTCTTTTCTATCTTGCATATATAGTATTTTTGCCCTGGTGGATTTCTTTCTCAGTTAATAAATGTCTGGAATCTTGGGTTACTAATTGGTGGAATACTGGGCAATCCGAAATTTTCTTGAATACTATTCAAGAAAAGAGTCTTCTAGAAAAATTCATAGAATTAGAGGAACTCCTCTTCTTGGACGAAATGATCAAGGAATACTCGGAAACACATCTCGAAGAGTTTGGGATAGGAATCCATAAAGAAACGATCCAATTAATCAAGATGCAAAATG
Proteins encoded:
- the LOC124889398 gene encoding acetyl-coenzyme A carboxylase carboxyl transferase subunit beta, chloroplastic-like, with translation MTIHLLYFHANRGQENSMERWWFNSMLFKKEFERRCGLNKSMGSLGPIENTSEDPNRKVKNIPSCSNVDYLFGVKDIRNFISDDTFVVSDRNGDSYSIYFDIENQIFEIDNDHSFLSELESSFYSYRNSSYLNNGFRGEDPYYNSYMYDTQYSWNNHINSCIDNYLQSQICIDTSIISGSENYSDSCIYRAVCGGESKNSSENEGSSIQTRTKGSDLTIRESFNGSDLTIDSDLTIGSDLTIRESSNDLEVTQKYRHLWVQ